From Halichoerus grypus chromosome 6, mHalGry1.hap1.1, whole genome shotgun sequence, one genomic window encodes:
- the LOC118530035 gene encoding mesothelin-like: protein MLFHPLPHSWDWQIMALQTAQPPLGSCGTSAHGNLLLLLLSLGWVFPSRAQAADSRLGVMTPWLQGTSRDLSWQQPELTVVLLRDRRDTEKKVCPPERKAHVIDENLVFYEEWELEACVDGALLAAQMDRVNMVPFTYQQLDVFKRKLDEGYPESLIQHLRYFFLELTPADIHKWNVTSLETVKSLLQVSKGQTMDAQVAALIARYVAGGGQLDKASLDTLATFGPMYLCFLSPEQLGSVQPSVLWAARPQDLEACRPPQMDILYLRARAAFQNISGSEYFVKIKPYLAGAPTEDLRALSRQKVNMDTATFKTLQTEAVLPLTIAEVQNLLGPNLVGLKAEQESSPVRDWILRQRQDDLDSLGLGLHGGIPNGYLVMDLSFREALSGGARLLGPGPVLIAIPTLLLALIPK, encoded by the exons ATGCTTTTCCACCCACTGCCCCACTCATGGGACTGGCAG ATAATGGCCTTGCAGACGGCTCAGCCTCCGCTGGGGTCCTGTGGGACCTCTGCCCACGGCAATCTTCTGCTCCTGCTTCTCAGCCTTG gGTGGGTGTTTCCTTCCAGGGCCCAGGCTGCAGACTCGAGACTG GGTGTCATGACCCCATGGCTGCAAGGCACCTCCCGGGACCTGTCCTGGCAGCAACCTGAGCTGACTGTTGTCCTCTTGAGGGACCGGCGGGACACGGAGA AGAAGGTCTGCCCACCCGAGCGGAAGGCCCACGTGATAGATGAAAACCTTGTCTTCTACGAGGAGTGGGAACTGGAGGCCTGTGTGGACGGGGCCCTGCTGGCGGCTCAGATGGACCGCGTGAACATGGTGCCCTTCACCTACCAGCAGCTGGATGTTTTCAAGCGCAAACTGGACGAG GGGTACCCTGAGTCCCTGATCCAGCACCTGAGGTACTTCTTCCTCGAGCTCACCCCTGCGGACATCCACAAGTGGAACGTGACATCCCTGGAAACTGTGAAATCTCTTCTTCAAGTCAGCAAAGGGCAGACAATGGATGCTCAG GTGGCAGCCCTGATTGCCCGCTATGTGGCAGGAGGGGGCCAGCTGGACAAGGCCTCCCTGGACACACTGGCCACCTTCGGCCCCATGTACCTGTGTTTCCTCAGTCCTGAGCAGCTGGGCTCCGTACAACCCAGCGTCCTTTG GGCAGCCAGGCCCCAGGACTTGGAGGCATGCCGCCCACCGCAGATGGACATCCTCTATCTCCGGGCCCGTGCGGCCTTCCAGAACATCAGTGGGTCTGAATACTTCGTGAAGATCAAGCCCTACCTGG CTGGGGCCCCCACGGAGGACCTGCGGGCTCTCAGTCGTCAGAAGGTGAACATGGACACGGCCACATTCAAGACGCTACAGACGGAGGCTGTGCTG CCGCTGACCATTGCCGAGGTACAAAACCTTCTGGGTCCAAACCTGGTGGGCCTGAAGGCAGAGCAGGAGAGCAGCCCCGTGCGGGACTGGATCTTACGGCAGCGGCAGGATGACCTGGACAGTCTGGGCCTGGGGCTCCACGGTGGCATTCCCAATGGCTACCTGGTCATGGACCTCAGCTTCCGAG AGGCCCTCTCAGGGGGCGCCCGCCTCCTCGGACCCGGACCAGTGCTCATTGCGATCCCCACTCTGCTCCTGGCTTTGATCCCCAAGTGA